One genomic region from Hoeflea algicola encodes:
- a CDS encoding 3-hydroxyacyl-CoA dehydrogenase NAD-binding domain-containing protein, translated as MTTRTPTPNPGPDTKVVDVVIKDGHALVTINNPPVNALAVSVRKGLMEALRAVNEAGCATAALVCAGRTFVAGGDISEFAGPPPLPHLPDVLDAIEASATPFIAVMHGTVLGGGLELALACAWRIADDNTKFGLPEVNLGLIPGAGGTQRLPRVIGLERAARMAANGKPVSAKTFEEFGGLDLVFSGDPMTALAGFRDTLPARPQNTSARPVADADMTALKAEITKSAKGSNAPMIALETTALAATLPFAEGCKIERQTHLDLRDSAQSRALRRLFFASRSVTRPERLKAFQPAEIKYVAIVGGGLMGAGIAAASLAAGHRVTLLERDIENAEAGAARVEAIIAKDLASGRITDDKAQARRAAFAAGADYAAAADADIAIEAVFEDPEVKRAVFKQLSDVMSETALIATNTSYLDPNMISEGMPGPGRFLGLHFFSPANIMKLVEVVGTSVTTDQTLSTAFAFARGLGKIPVETGVCDGFIGNRILSAYRRQADYMVADGASPYAIDEAMRSLGMPMGPYELQDLTGLQISWANRKRQLAAGTWPGRYVDIADQLCEIGRQGRGSPAKKGWYDHTSGSGKQDPDVEVMVAAWRTEHGTGQQTFTTDEIVMRIMAAIVNEANLILEEGIATSETAVDIVWTEGYGFPKHLGGPMFWAEETGIDRMREAFAAIDAQSPGSWKAAGVFKG; from the coding sequence GTGACCACCCGCACCCCAACACCGAACCCCGGTCCGGACACAAAGGTTGTTGACGTGGTCATCAAGGACGGCCACGCCCTTGTGACGATCAACAACCCGCCGGTCAACGCGCTCGCTGTCAGTGTGCGCAAGGGTCTGATGGAAGCGCTGCGCGCCGTCAACGAAGCCGGATGCGCAACCGCAGCCCTGGTCTGCGCCGGGCGCACATTTGTCGCAGGCGGCGACATCTCGGAATTTGCCGGACCGCCGCCATTGCCGCATCTGCCCGATGTGCTTGATGCGATCGAAGCCAGTGCCACACCGTTCATCGCTGTCATGCATGGCACGGTGCTCGGTGGCGGGCTGGAACTGGCGCTGGCCTGCGCCTGGCGCATCGCTGACGACAACACCAAATTCGGCCTGCCGGAAGTCAATCTCGGCCTGATCCCCGGCGCCGGCGGCACCCAGCGCCTGCCCCGCGTCATCGGACTGGAGCGTGCCGCCCGCATGGCCGCGAATGGCAAGCCGGTGAGTGCCAAAACGTTTGAAGAGTTCGGTGGACTGGATCTCGTCTTCTCAGGCGACCCGATGACGGCGCTCGCCGGGTTCCGCGACACCCTGCCCGCCCGGCCGCAAAACACCTCTGCCCGCCCGGTTGCAGACGCAGATATGACAGCGCTGAAGGCCGAAATCACCAAATCGGCCAAGGGCTCAAACGCCCCGATGATCGCGCTCGAAACCACCGCACTCGCAGCCACCCTGCCCTTTGCGGAAGGCTGCAAGATCGAGCGCCAAACCCATCTCGACCTGCGCGACAGCGCCCAGTCCCGCGCACTGCGCCGGCTGTTTTTCGCCAGCCGCTCGGTCACCCGTCCCGAGCGTCTAAAAGCGTTTCAGCCTGCCGAAATCAAGTATGTCGCCATCGTCGGCGGCGGCTTGATGGGCGCAGGCATCGCAGCCGCTAGCCTCGCCGCCGGCCATCGTGTCACATTGCTCGAACGCGACATTGAAAATGCCGAAGCCGGCGCGGCCCGCGTTGAAGCCATCATCGCCAAGGATCTGGCCTCAGGCCGCATCACGGACGACAAGGCACAAGCCCGGCGCGCAGCCTTTGCTGCCGGCGCCGATTACGCCGCCGCCGCTGACGCCGACATCGCCATCGAAGCGGTCTTTGAGGATCCGGAGGTCAAGCGCGCCGTGTTCAAGCAGCTTTCGGATGTCATGTCCGAGACAGCATTGATCGCCACCAACACCTCCTATCTCGATCCCAACATGATCAGCGAAGGCATGCCCGGCCCGGGCCGTTTTCTCGGCCTGCATTTCTTCTCGCCCGCCAACATCATGAAGCTGGTCGAAGTCGTCGGCACATCGGTCACCACCGACCAGACCCTGTCGACTGCCTTTGCCTTCGCCCGGGGGTTGGGCAAGATCCCGGTTGAAACCGGCGTCTGCGACGGCTTCATAGGCAACCGCATCCTCTCGGCCTATCGCCGACAGGCCGACTACATGGTCGCCGATGGCGCCTCACCCTATGCCATTGACGAAGCCATGCGCAGCCTCGGCATGCCGATGGGGCCCTATGAATTGCAGGACCTGACCGGACTGCAGATCAGCTGGGCCAACCGCAAGCGCCAGTTGGCCGCAGGCACCTGGCCGGGCCGTTATGTCGACATCGCCGACCAGCTTTGCGAAATTGGCCGTCAGGGCCGTGGCAGCCCGGCAAAGAAGGGCTGGTACGATCACACAAGCGGCAGCGGCAAGCAGGACCCGGACGTCGAAGTCATGGTTGCCGCCTGGCGCACCGAGCACGGCACCGGGCAGCAGACATTCACTACCGACGAGATCGTCATGCGAATTATGGCCGCCATCGTCAACGAGGCCAATCTGATCCTCGAAGAGGGCATCGCTACCAGCGAGACTGCGGTCGATATTGTCTGGACCGAGGGTTATGGCTTCCCCAAACATCTCGGCGGGCCGATGTTCTGGGCCGAAGAGACCGGCATCGACCGCATGCGCGAAGCTTTTGCCGCCATCGATGCGCAAAGCCCCGGCTCGTGGAAAGCAGCCGGCGTGTTCAAGGGCTGA
- the paaZ gene encoding phenylacetic acid degradation bifunctional protein PaaZ, which produces MGLINVHSYYAGQWTAADDGARAIANAVTGEPLAIAGQAALDTQSMVDFARTKGGPALRAMSFHDRARMLKALALELSKFKDELYSLSHTTGATTPDAMIDIDGGIGTMLVYASKGRREMPDGDIYVDGELEMLSRNGTFVGQHVATSLHGVAIHINAFNFPVWGMLEKLAPTLLAGMPAIVKPATATCHVTEQSVRRMIESGILPDGALQLVSGGLGDLLDRLDYQDVVGFTGSAKTALMLRSNPILLEKSVRFVAEQDSLNASVLGPDVTVASPEFDILVKEAVREITAKAGQKCTAIRRIIVPEALLGPLGEAIAEKLGKIRIGDPALETTRMGALASAAQKADVLDKARQIAAECRVLTGDPDAFEVDGADRTKGAFVPPMLFACDDPDTANAVHSVEAFGPVATLMPYRNLAHAGQLMNRGRGSLVASVITHDPAVARTLLIDAGASHGRIYVNNRDSEHEATGHGSPLPHMVHGGPGRAGGGEELGGIRGVMHYMQRTAIQGSPDIISGITGTWIKGAAKPKSSVHPFTRSFDDLAIGDTIEAGPRTVTLEDIETFAHFTGDTFYAHMDEEAAKANPFFPGRVAHGYLLLSFAAGLFVSPDPGPVLANTGLDGLKFMKPVSPSDAISVALTVKRKTRRTDEYGEVRWHVAVLNQDGDDVAEYELHTMNEYG; this is translated from the coding sequence ATGGGTTTGATCAATGTGCACAGCTATTATGCCGGACAATGGACCGCTGCCGATGACGGCGCTCGCGCAATAGCAAATGCTGTCACCGGCGAACCCTTAGCGATTGCCGGTCAGGCTGCACTCGATACGCAATCCATGGTCGATTTCGCCCGGACCAAGGGCGGGCCGGCGCTTCGGGCCATGAGTTTTCATGACCGCGCCCGCATGCTCAAGGCGCTGGCGCTGGAGCTCTCCAAGTTCAAGGACGAGCTTTACTCGCTCTCCCACACCACCGGCGCCACCACGCCTGATGCAATGATCGACATCGACGGCGGCATCGGCACCATGCTGGTCTATGCCTCAAAAGGCCGGCGCGAGATGCCCGACGGCGACATCTATGTCGATGGCGAACTGGAGATGCTCTCGCGCAATGGCACCTTTGTCGGCCAGCATGTTGCCACCTCGCTCCACGGTGTTGCCATCCACATAAACGCCTTCAACTTCCCGGTCTGGGGCATGCTCGAAAAGCTTGCCCCCACGCTGCTGGCCGGCATGCCGGCCATCGTCAAACCGGCGACCGCCACCTGCCATGTCACCGAGCAATCCGTCCGCCGCATGATCGAAAGCGGCATCCTGCCCGACGGCGCGCTGCAGCTGGTTTCGGGCGGTTTGGGCGATTTGCTCGACCGGCTCGATTATCAGGACGTGGTCGGCTTCACCGGCTCGGCCAAAACCGCGCTGATGCTGCGCTCCAATCCGATCCTGCTTGAGAAAAGTGTCCGTTTCGTCGCCGAACAAGACAGCCTCAACGCCTCCGTGCTTGGTCCGGACGTCACCGTAGCCAGCCCGGAGTTCGACATTCTGGTCAAGGAAGCCGTGCGCGAGATCACCGCCAAGGCCGGGCAGAAATGCACCGCCATCCGCCGCATCATCGTGCCTGAAGCGTTGCTCGGCCCGCTAGGCGAGGCGATTGCCGAAAAGCTCGGCAAGATCCGCATCGGCGACCCGGCGCTGGAAACCACCCGCATGGGCGCACTCGCATCGGCCGCCCAGAAAGCCGACGTGCTCGACAAGGCCCGCCAGATCGCAGCCGAATGCCGGGTTCTCACCGGCGACCCAGACGCTTTCGAGGTCGATGGCGCCGACAGGACCAAGGGCGCCTTCGTGCCGCCGATGCTGTTTGCCTGCGATGATCCCGACACCGCCAATGCCGTTCACTCGGTCGAGGCTTTTGGCCCGGTGGCAACGCTGATGCCCTACCGTAATCTGGCCCATGCCGGCCAGTTGATGAACCGCGGACGCGGCAGCCTTGTCGCCTCCGTCATCACCCATGATCCGGCCGTCGCCCGGACGCTGCTGATCGACGCCGGCGCCTCGCATGGCCGTATCTATGTCAACAACCGCGACAGCGAGCACGAAGCCACTGGCCACGGCTCGCCTTTGCCGCACATGGTCCATGGCGGCCCCGGCCGCGCCGGCGGCGGCGAGGAACTCGGCGGCATCCGCGGCGTCATGCATTACATGCAGCGCACCGCCATCCAGGGCAGCCCCGACATCATCTCCGGCATCACTGGCACCTGGATCAAGGGCGCGGCCAAACCGAAGTCATCGGTCCACCCCTTCACCCGCAGCTTCGACGATCTCGCCATCGGCGACACCATCGAAGCCGGCCCGCGCACGGTGACGCTGGAAGACATCGAGACCTTCGCCCACTTCACCGGCGACACTTTCTACGCTCACATGGATGAGGAAGCCGCCAAGGCCAACCCGTTCTTCCCCGGCCGCGTCGCCCACGGCTATCTGCTTCTGTCCTTTGCAGCCGGCCTGTTCGTCTCCCCCGACCCCGGCCCGGTGCTCGCCAACACCGGCCTCGACGGGCTGAAATTCATGAAACCCGTCTCGCCCAGCGACGCCATCTCGGTGGCACTCACCGTCAAGCGCAAGACCCGCCGAACCGACGAATATGGCGAAGTCCGCTGGCACGTGGCAGTGCTCAACCAGGACGGCGACGACGTGGCCGAATACGAACTGCACACGATGAATGAATATGGCTGA
- a CDS encoding DMT family transporter: MLQTPKQPQIHTSAGILLMCVGVACLCVNDAIAKNLTAHYSPVQILFLRNLIALPFAILIAWKMGGGAALRSHRPLAHLLRGALWIGATILFFTSIKYLGLAEATALIFVAPLFITALSALIFREPVGWKRWLAVFVGFIGVLIAVRPGTSAFQTVSLLPVATAFVYALLMLSARWVDNRESVWTLLLYITGTGAALSLVLVPFVWIPPRSEDLWLFVAIAIFGTAGMTMMTQAFRLAPAVVVAPLDYSAIIWATALGWLFWNEIPDAFTFVGAAVIIASGVFIIWREHRVGK, translated from the coding sequence TTGCTGCAAACACCGAAGCAACCGCAAATCCACACCTCGGCGGGCATCCTTTTGATGTGCGTCGGCGTGGCCTGCCTTTGCGTCAACGATGCCATCGCCAAGAACCTGACGGCGCATTATTCGCCGGTTCAGATCCTGTTCCTGCGCAATCTGATCGCCCTGCCCTTTGCCATCCTGATTGCCTGGAAGATGGGCGGTGGCGCAGCGCTGCGCTCACACCGGCCGCTGGCGCATCTGTTGCGCGGCGCACTGTGGATCGGCGCCACCATCCTGTTCTTCACCTCCATCAAGTATCTCGGCCTGGCCGAAGCCACCGCCCTGATCTTTGTCGCGCCGCTGTTCATCACAGCACTTTCGGCGCTGATCTTCCGCGAGCCCGTCGGCTGGAAGCGCTGGCTGGCGGTCTTTGTCGGCTTTATCGGCGTGCTGATCGCCGTACGTCCCGGCACCTCGGCATTCCAGACCGTCTCGCTGCTGCCCGTTGCCACCGCCTTCGTCTATGCGCTGTTGATGCTCTCGGCCCGCTGGGTGGACAACCGCGAGAGCGTCTGGACGCTGCTTCTCTACATCACCGGCACCGGCGCAGCACTGAGCCTGGTCCTTGTACCTTTCGTCTGGATTCCGCCACGGTCCGAAGACCTCTGGCTGTTTGTCGCCATCGCCATTTTCGGCACCGCCGGCATGACCATGATGACCCAGGCCTTTCGCCTCGCCCCCGCCGTGGTCGTAGCCCCGCTGGATTATTCCGCCATCATCTGGGCCACGGCTCTCGGCTGGCTGTTCTGGAACGAAATCCCCGATGCGTTCACCTTCGTGGGCGCAGCAGTGATCATCGCCAGCGGCGTGTTTATTATCTGGCGGGAGCACAGGGTGGGGAAATGA
- a CDS encoding methionine synthase, whose translation MIKTTIAGSLPKPSWLAEPEKLWAGWQLQGDQLIEGQQDAALCWLKIQDEAGIDIQCDGEQFRKHFVHGFLEEVDGIDWNRMTTMGIRDNRYDASVPTVTSAVKRKKSVHGDSVKFLRPHAKKQLKFTLPGPMTICDTIADKHYGERAKMAMAFAELLNEEALELEALGVDVIQFDEPAFNAFMHLVPEWGVDCLHRAIEGLKCKTAVHICYGYGIKQNIDWKNTLGSEWRQYEEFFPALNASRIDQVSLECADSHVPLSVMSALKDKEVLVGAINVASNEIETPEKVAATLRAALEFVDPERLIACTNCGMAPLSRKVAEGKLHALGAGAAIISKELSGR comes from the coding sequence ATGATCAAGACCACGATTGCGGGAAGTTTGCCAAAGCCGAGTTGGCTGGCGGAGCCGGAAAAGCTCTGGGCCGGTTGGCAGTTGCAAGGGGACCAGTTGATTGAGGGGCAGCAGGATGCCGCCTTGTGCTGGCTCAAGATCCAGGACGAGGCCGGGATAGACATCCAGTGCGACGGCGAACAGTTTCGCAAGCACTTTGTCCATGGTTTTCTGGAGGAGGTCGATGGCATCGACTGGAACCGCATGACCACCATGGGAATCCGCGACAACCGCTATGACGCGTCGGTGCCAACGGTCACTTCTGCGGTCAAACGCAAGAAATCGGTGCATGGCGACAGCGTGAAGTTCTTGCGCCCGCATGCGAAAAAACAACTGAAATTCACGCTGCCGGGGCCAATGACCATTTGCGACACGATTGCCGACAAGCACTATGGCGAACGGGCAAAAATGGCGATGGCGTTTGCCGAACTGCTGAACGAGGAAGCGCTGGAGTTGGAGGCGCTGGGTGTCGATGTCATCCAGTTTGACGAGCCGGCCTTCAACGCCTTCATGCATCTTGTGCCCGAATGGGGCGTTGATTGTCTGCACCGGGCGATCGAGGGTCTGAAATGCAAGACCGCCGTTCACATTTGCTATGGCTATGGCATCAAGCAGAACATCGACTGGAAGAATACGCTTGGCAGTGAATGGCGGCAGTACGAAGAGTTCTTCCCGGCCCTGAATGCCAGCAGAATCGATCAGGTCTCTCTGGAATGCGCGGATTCCCACGTTCCGTTATCTGTCATGTCGGCGCTGAAGGACAAGGAGGTTCTGGTTGGTGCGATCAATGTGGCGAGCAACGAAATCGAGACCCCCGAGAAGGTGGCAGCGACCTTGCGCGCGGCGTTGGAATTCGTCGACCCCGAACGCCTGATCGCTTGCACCAATTGCGGCATGGCGCCGTTGTCCCGCAAGGTGGCCGAAGGAAAGTTGCACGCGCTGGGTGCTGGCGCAGCGATCATCAGCAAAGAGCTTTCGGGCCGATAA